The nucleotide window TCACTGTGAAAACCCACACCGAATACACGGTTAGAGTACTTCGCCCCCCCTCCCACGGAGCAGATAGGACCCGGCGTACCGCTTGAACTCGGCGGCGAGGTGCTGGGCCAGGGCCCGGGTGAAGCTCTCCCCGCCGATGCCGTGGTCCGTGAGGGTGTTGAGGACACGGAATATTCCGCCGTTGACCTGCAGCGCCGTCACGCTGAGGGACGTCCCCCCCAGCTTGTAGACCAGGACATGACTGCGAAGGCACAGAACCGGACCAGGGAAGACCACATTCCAGCGTCAGGTCCCTGCCAACGACCAATCGGTGCCGTTTTACAAATACaagccaatcaggacgcagcGGCGTCGACCCCACCTCCTCCCGGAGGAGCAGTCCTGCCCGATGTTGTAGGCCAGAACCGCAGCGGCAGGCTCATGGATCAGCCTCAGCACGTGGAAGCCCGCTGCCTCGGCCGCCCCCCtgagaagccccgcccacaagcCGTTATGAAAAACACGTAGAAGACGTGGCGAGTTctcggcggtggcggcggcgcgGCCCACCTCAGGGCACGCTTCTGAGCGTGAGCAAACTCAAAGGGGACAGTAATGACGGCCTCCGTGACGTCGCCGCCGACGGCGGACTGCGCCGTCTCTGTGGAGACAGAAACGCGGCATTAACGAGGGACGTCCCGGTCGGATCACGCCGAGCATCGACTGCGTGAGCGAGTTGAGTGTGTGTCCCATGATGCACCTTTCATTTTCTGGAAGATGAGCTTCGCGGTGTCCTCTGGCGCAACAAACCGGGGCTGGTCTCCTGCCGCGATCTCGTAATACGGCTTGTCCTCGCGGTTCACCACCTGAACACGGCGCAGCCGTTTACGTGGCTTCAACGCGCCATTACGGCGGCACGCGAATAAGACGCGCATCACAAAGAGCAGAGACCGAGCATCAAGCGCACCGCTCCCAAGTTCGGAAGAAGACGTTTCTCCCCTCATCCGAGAGGCTTTAGAGTTTTTAGCTCTTTGTGATTACCTCCACCAGAGAACCCGAACAGACACAcaagccacgcctcctctgACTGCACGCAGCCGATAGAAACACAGCGCGCGCTGCACAGGGGGCTTTACgcggcgcacgcacacacacacacacacacacacacacacacacacacacacacaacaggaacGCTACACTTACCCGACACTTTGTCTGCGTTTTGTGGGTTTGTGTCTCCGGATCATCGAAGCTagaaaaacaatcacagaatAAATATCCGTCCATCAGCTCTCTTTACGAGTATTTTTCCTATCCAGACTAGGAAAAGGGCTCCAGCCTCAGTTCAGACTGGAAGACCAGCTTAACTGCCCCCGTCCTGGTTCAGGACCGTCCAGTGGCAGTAGACGGGCACAATTACCTCCTGCCCAGCACTTGTTTCACTTTGATGACCGTGTTGGCCGAGTTCCGGACCCGACCTTGCTTTGCTGCAATGCCTACgatctgcaaagaaaaaaaaaaaaaaagctcagtcTGTAAACAGGCTGGGAGATCATAAACCATCAGCCACACGTCAGAGGTCAACTCCGACACGTTCTAGCCATCCCACACAACGTCAATGCAATCCTGAAATGATGTCCTCTGAACTGCTTCGGACCCATTTTGGGTGCGTCTTTGCGAATCGCTCCAGAGGAGAGCCGAGGTGATCAGTGCGTTTCCTACCTGCTCCGTGTCTCTGTAGGACACCACAGCAGGAGTTACTCTGTCTCCTGCATCGTTAGCTACCACACCAGCCTGCCCATcctggacaaacacacacacacacacacacacacacacacagttacagtTGTAATAGGATCATTTATATGACAGAGCAAGGTGAGGTCTGGGGATGTCTCCGGCTTCAAGCATGCTAGCCGAGTGGCACCCAGGAGATAAGGGGTTAATTAAACACCGTGTACTCTGACTAGAGGATCTAAACCTGTTAATCACTTCCTATCAGACAAAACGGGACGTTCCATCTTCTTTAGAATGGCGCCGTGGCTAGCATAGCGCCGTAGCGAGCACAGAGCCGTAGCTAGCCCAGCGCCGTGGCTAACATAGCGCCGTAGCTAACCCGGCGCCGTAGCTAGCATAGCGCCGTAGCTAACCCAGCGCCGTAGCTAACCCGGCGCCGTAGCTAGCATAGCGCCGTAGCTAGCCCAGCGCCGTAGCTAACCCGGCGCCGTAGCTAGCATAGCGCCGTAGCTAACCCAGCGCCGTAGCTAACCCGGCGCCGTAGCTAGCATAGCGCCGTAGCTAGCCCAGCGCCGTGGCTAGCATCTATTACGGTCATTCCTGTTACAAGTCGCGCGACTTCGCCGAGGAGACttctagtctgtgaaccctcccTGACAGCAAACTGATTCTGACAACAACGGGCCACGACTCACCCGAAATATCGCTACACAGGCGCTTGTGTAGCCGAAATGAACTCCTATCGCAGCCATGTTTGACGCCGACACGCACGCGACCTGCGCTCTGCACGCAGGAAGAACTTCCGGTTCATGAAAGAGGCAGGGCTGGACGGCAACCCGGAAGGCTCTTTGTCAAATCATTCACGCTGTAAAATGGTGTTGCTACTTCGCGGGTTTTCACCTATCCTGGAACGTAACACCCGCAATAAACGAGAGACGACTACACCAAATGTATTTCCCAAcgtttaatttcatttcattttaaatcactGGTACATTTGCATATTACTTATGACACATTGCTGCATCTACCTGCGTATTTTAGCTGAAGGATGctgttacacgcacacacatttgtagACACAAATGactgtcaaattcaataaacattgtTCAATAAtcgaacacattttgaagctccgttacaatgttaataaaaatgtcaaagtgatccagaatccaggatctcttctggatcatcacctggtaacattcccaacattttgtCCTTTACGTTtcgagttatgttgctaagagacggacagacaaaccaacgccggcgagGCAAACTTCTCAAATACgatgatgcaaaaataaaatgaggttCAAGTTTGATTCTGGTTGTTCAGAATTCAAATTTGATAGAATAACAACAGCTTCATTTTGATCAGTAACTACACAAGGAAATTTaatatacagtagtacctcagcttacgaatgtccctacatccgaaagtttcaggttacgaagtatctgaatgggaaaatattgcctctcgttacgaaggcgtttcaggctaagaagtcaaaaatagctgctcgtagctgctctgccattggctatcgcctaaaatctgcctggcaacccgttgcgtatgcgtgtatcccagcacgctattcgtgtccccctcgtgtcacccggaaaaagtgttgacaagttgggctattgctcattatgatgacgtctgcctcgcacatttccgacggattgtcaaaagccggcaaaagcagacgtcatcggatcagtttttcaagaaacgcgaggcagaaaacaccgcaaaggaccagtaaacaaagaggacaaaaagtaacagctaacaggtagattaatatttttaaaaaatatcataatgtagcgtccgtcggacgctggaataagcacacgacgggtaactctctgtgtgtgtgggtgccgcgaggaggaggaggagaacgggagagctgcgggagctacgcagctctcccgttctcctcctcgcggcacccacacacacacaccgcccctcctccctggatgcctttgcggactctctgcagcgtaggaataatgaacactcctaaaacatgaaccgttacaatacttttgcggggcttggaacggattagtgcatttacattcaaaatgcgtctctacttacgaagttttcacgttacgaagctactcccagaacggattaaattcgtaagtagaggtaccactgtagaTGAATATCTCGAAACTCGATTTATAACGAGGCGAATGTGTTTATTAATACTTGTGTAGAATCTCAAACCGTGGTCTGTGACAGGATCAAAGCAGAGACGTTGATCAGATCAGACGAGCTGGACCGTGGATGACATTGATCCTGCAGAGCCCACAAGGTGTTGAAGCTGACGACACGATCAATCGTTGAATCAGGCTTAAAAGGCATTCGCCACATTTCTGATACGAAGCGCTGcatgacgaagaagaagaagagccccACGAATGCTGGACACGCCTTCCAGTCTTCTGCTACCTGGTTGTTTAAGCACAGCATCgtttattacattgttattgcTCTGAAGGGATTTTTGACTGCTTTGGAAAATGACTTTCATCCTAAATGTGGGACAAACCTATAGCGTCcacagcacgggggggggggtcacacatcAGTTTCTGGGGAGAAGAACAGAAAAGCTGTGAGAGCCTGGCCCCCACGCTGGGGCCTCCACGCTGGGGCCTCCACGctagacatggggagaacccagagagaacccacgcagacacggggagaacctgcaaactcctcacaggaaggcaGCAAGTCCGATTGGaacctgtgaggcaacagcgctaaccactgcaccattACCGTATATACTATCTCAATGGCTGTATGAGATATTTATGTATAAACCCAGCAGACCTGAAGCGTTTGTTTGTTCATAAAGTTCATAAAGGCGGCAGATACCAACCCAACACGTAGGTATTGGGCCTCCCCATGTGGGTCACTCTGCAGGCGTACACCTGCCCCTCGCTGGGGGAGAACAGCACATGCTTGGTCAGGTGGTAGTGCCAGTTCTCCTCGAAGGCCAGGTCCGACTGGTTGGCGCCGAGCAGCTCCTCCCCATCCCTCAGCAGCTCAATGGTGATTTCTGGTGGGTGGAAGCCTGACGCGTGGCAGATGAAGGTGTTGGCCTTCTCCCACTCGGCTGGGAGCCGGCTGTACACCTGAACCTTGGGCGGGGCTAGAAAGGAAGCAACAATTACACCTGAACCTTGGGCGGGGCTAGAAATGAAGCAATAATTACACCTGAACCTTGGGCGGGGCTAGAAATGAAGCAATAATTACACCTGAACCTTGGGCGGGGCTAGAAATGAAGCAATAATTACACCTGAACCTTGGGCGGGGCTAGAAATGAAGCAATAATTACACCTGAACCTTGGGCGGGGCTAGAAAAGAAGCAACAATTACACCTGAACCGTGGGCGGGGCTAGAAAAGAAGCAACAATTACACCTGAACCTTGGGCGGGGCTAGAAAAGAAGCAACAATTACACCTGAACCGTGGGTGGGGCTAGAAATGAAGCAACAATTACACCTGAAACTTGGGCGGGGCTAGGAATAAAGCAACAATAACACCTGAACCTTAATGTTAATGTGGGTCACATTTCAAACCGAACAAGGTTCTAAAAGAATGTCTTCAAAACGCATGAATTTAATGCTCTGGAGCAGATTCAGTTCAAAGGACAGCAGAAATTATGTTAATTTAATATGACACTAtctttaaatatattattatatattctatttattaaatatttgtcATCATTCCAAAATGTTATCTCTTGTTACAAAAGGTAAACAGTAAAAGTGCGGATGACGTCACGGCGCCTCATCACATTAACCCAGAATGGCGGCCACTCCGCCATTCTGactcttttcttttatctttcatAGGCGGCTATCGTTCCAGCTGTTTCTACATAGTTTGGGGTAAAAGTAAACTTGAATCTACTGCGTCATGTGAGCGTCCTCCTCCCTGCCCGTGAAAAGATCCACGACACACCGTCCCACTCCGACTCGGTACTCACTGTCTATGGTCGCCATAGGAACCGACAGACACAGCAACCCGACGAAAAGCGCGCAGACAAAGTCCTTCATGATGTCCCGCTGAGACAAAGCAGAGTTCTGTCAATGGCGTGAGACGAGACAGAAGTTCTGTCCCGATCAGAACCGAAAGGAAAAAACGTCCCTTCGCTCACTGGCTCAGCGGGACTATGACGTAACAcgtagaaacaggaagtagtgtGCGcgc belongs to Brachionichthys hirsutus isolate HB-005 unplaced genomic scaffold, CSIRO-AGI_Bhir_v1 contig_1152, whole genome shotgun sequence and includes:
- the LOC137916614 gene encoding beta-2-microglobulin-like yields the protein MKDFVCALFVGLLCLSVPMATIDTPPKVQVYSRLPAEWEKANTFICHASGFHPPEITIELLRDGEELLGANQSDLAFEENWHYHLTKHVLFSPSEGQVYACRVTHMGRPNTYVLGWYLPPL